The region CCAGTGTACAGCTTTTCGACAACCAGTATCGTACCGACGCTCAGGGGCAATTGACCCTGACAGACCTCAGCAACAACAACGTGACTTTGACAATCTCAGTGCCCGGGTATGAACGCATTGTGATGGTCGTTAACAGCAAAGCGCAGCAAAACCAACCTTTACCTGTTGTGTTAAAGAAGGTAACCGCAACCAGCAGTGAGCTGATGTTTGGCGGTGATACTATGTTTGGCCGCCGCTATATGGACCCTTCTTTGACGACGATGGGAAATCTGTTACCTGATGTTGAAGAGGCGATGATCAGACCTGGTAATGCGGCAAGCAGTGCCATTGCCCTGACACAATTCGTCAAACCTATTATGGCAAGCGCTGATTTTGCTTCCGTTAATCTCGAATCACCCGTGCTTGCAACACCCTCGACGGTTCACCCGAGCAAAGAGTTTGCCTTTTTCTCGTTACCGGATACCCTCCAGGGCTTGACCGCGATCGGCATAGATTATGTTGCTTTGGGTAACAATCACGTGTTTGACTATCAGCAAAAGGGGTTAGAGGACACCATCAAATTTGTTGAGCAGGCAGGGTTTAGCCACAGCGGCGCAGGTAATAACACCACTGAAGCCTATGCGCCCCGACTGGTTAAAGTAGGTAACACAACGCTTGGATTGGTGTCGGCCACCTCCATTACCGGTGACGACCATCTGGTCACTTATATCGCCACTGCCAACAAAGGAGGCGCTGCCGATCTGACCGACAGCACGGCACTCAGTGCCGCCGTTGAGCAAGCCAGTGAAAGCAGTGATTACGCAGTTGTCCAACTGCATGGGGGAGATGAATACTCTTATGCGCCCACCCGTTATATCAACAACCGATTTGAATTCGTTAGTCGTCGTGCACCTGATCTGATGATAGCCCACCATCCCCATGTGGCTCAGGGGTTTGGTCTCTATAACGGGGTTCCCGCCTTATTGGGCCTGGGCAACTTTGTATTTGAGCAAAACCGCCATGAGACCTTACTGGGGGTTGCTGTCTCTGTCAGAGTCGACCCAACACAATCACCCAAAACGCAATCCGCCAGAGCTTATCCTGTTTACCTGGAAGATTATCAGCCCAAACTGGTGAGTGGCTTTTTAAGCGACTATCTGATCCGCCGACTGGCTGAGTTTTCTAGCCCAGAGGTTGCCATTGTTCCCGGACCAGGTTTCGGAGACGTCTATTTCCAAAATCCGCCTAGCGTTCAAGAGGTAGAGACGGTGACGTTAAACCTGGCAGCAGGAGAGCACCTTGTTGATCTTCGTGAATATGCACCCAGTAATGCATTTTTGAGCAAAATCAGCAGCACAGGCACAGCAGACGTGACGCTCGGCCGAGACCTGATGTGGTTTGGCGACTTTGAAGACTGGGACAATGACAATGAAGTCAATGAGGTCACTCGCTGGGAACATGAAAGTGATGACATTACCCCCTGTCTGACTGGTGCAATGCGCGGTACGCAGGGGATGTGCTTATCCCGTACACAATTTAATAATCGACCGATCCGCATGCCGTTTAAACAAACATTGCGTACCATGCCAATCACGCCGTCAG is a window of Pseudoalteromonas sp. R3 DNA encoding:
- a CDS encoding CapA family protein encodes the protein MNIYNLIPFVPVMCFISACSVEDPYETGPTQAQQEEQQQQQEQQNQTRGFTLQLLDSNATALTDASVQLFDNQYRTDAQGQLTLTDLSNNNVTLTISVPGYERIVMVVNSKAQQNQPLPVVLKKVTATSSELMFGGDTMFGRRYMDPSLTTMGNLLPDVEEAMIRPGNAASSAIALTQFVKPIMASADFASVNLESPVLATPSTVHPSKEFAFFSLPDTLQGLTAIGIDYVALGNNHVFDYQQKGLEDTIKFVEQAGFSHSGAGNNTTEAYAPRLVKVGNTTLGLVSATSITGDDHLVTYIATANKGGAADLTDSTALSAAVEQASESSDYAVVQLHGGDEYSYAPTRYINNRFEFVSRRAPDLMIAHHPHVAQGFGLYNGVPALLGLGNFVFEQNRHETLLGVAVSVRVDPTQSPKTQSARAYPVYLEDYQPKLVSGFLSDYLIRRLAEFSSPEVAIVPGPGFGDVYFQNPPSVQEVETVTLNLAAGEHLVDLREYAPSNAFLSKISSTGTADVTLGRDLMWFGDFEDWDNDNEVNEVTRWEHESDDITPCLTGAMRGTQGMCLSRTQFNNRPIRMPFKQTLRTMPITPSESTLEAYSELSLFGYAKGDNAGALSAELTIVTAEDNLEFSSEEVGLIEPGSYNWQTFRHDITLPDDSQTLGPEQLPARAVKLAFKQAPPEQGEATVMLDQLALISWQKSFSLNNRLWQAERMHGLDFMALETDVPVTLTLHFSAYD